In the genome of Pelagibacterium nitratireducens, one region contains:
- the ntrC gene encoding nitrogen regulation protein NR(I), protein MAGQTILLADDDAAIRMVLNQALSRAGYEVRPTGNISTMWNWVTRGEGDILITDVSMPDGNAFDVMPKIKKLRPELPIVVMSAQNTFMTAIRASEMGAYEYLPKPFDITEVLAVVGRALADAKRPAPDRRQEDQNENMPLVGRSAAMQDIYRALARLMQTDLTVMITGESGTGKELVAKALHNFGKRKNGPFVAINMAAIPRDLIEAELFGHEKGAFTGATSRSSGRFEQAEGGTLFLDEIGDMPMDAQTRLLRVLQEGEYTMVGGRTAIKTDVRIVAATHRDLSQLIRQGLFREDLYYRLNVVPIRLPPLRERIDDVPDLAASFLKAAQRENEAPKVLSSDALKLMQQYHWPGNVRELENLVRRLAALYVDEVISLEIVQNELNLADRGNFSSKPGPADIVTVIESDLAELFREYEPNLPPAGVYQRIIDKVEVPLISTVLNLCAGNQIKAAELLGLNRNTLRKKIRGHGIEIVKHSRQLG, encoded by the coding sequence ATGGCCGGACAGACAATTCTCCTCGCAGATGATGACGCCGCGATCCGCATGGTGCTCAATCAGGCGCTCTCTCGCGCCGGCTACGAAGTCCGGCCCACCGGCAACATTTCGACCATGTGGAACTGGGTGACGCGCGGCGAGGGCGACATCCTCATTACCGACGTCTCGATGCCCGATGGCAACGCGTTCGACGTCATGCCCAAGATCAAGAAACTCCGCCCCGAATTGCCCATCGTCGTCATGAGCGCCCAGAACACATTCATGACGGCCATCAGGGCCTCGGAAATGGGCGCCTATGAGTATCTGCCCAAGCCCTTTGACATTACCGAGGTTCTGGCCGTCGTTGGCCGGGCCCTTGCCGATGCCAAACGGCCCGCGCCCGATCGCCGTCAGGAAGACCAGAACGAAAACATGCCGCTGGTGGGCCGCTCGGCCGCCATGCAGGATATCTATCGGGCACTGGCCCGCCTTATGCAGACCGATCTGACCGTGATGATTACGGGGGAGAGCGGTACCGGTAAGGAACTGGTCGCCAAGGCGCTGCACAATTTCGGCAAGCGCAAGAACGGGCCATTCGTTGCCATCAACATGGCCGCCATTCCACGCGACCTGATCGAAGCCGAACTGTTCGGCCACGAAAAGGGAGCCTTTACCGGGGCGACGTCGCGCTCCTCGGGCCGGTTCGAGCAGGCCGAAGGCGGCACGCTGTTTCTCGATGAAATTGGCGATATGCCCATGGACGCACAGACCCGCCTGCTGCGCGTGCTCCAGGAGGGTGAATACACCATGGTCGGTGGCCGTACGGCCATCAAGACCGACGTGCGTATCGTCGCTGCGACACATAGGGACCTCAGCCAGTTGATCCGGCAGGGCCTGTTCCGCGAGGATCTCTATTACCGCCTCAACGTCGTCCCCATCCGCCTGCCGCCGCTGCGTGAACGCATCGACGACGTGCCCGATCTCGCCGCCAGCTTTTTGAAGGCCGCGCAGCGCGAAAACGAGGCACCCAAGGTGCTTTCTTCCGACGCGCTCAAGCTCATGCAGCAATATCACTGGCCGGGAAACGTCCGCGAACTCGAAAATCTCGTCCGGCGCCTTGCCGCGCTCTACGTCGACGAAGTCATTTCGCTCGAGATTGTCCAGAACGAACTCAACCTCGCGGACCGCGGCAATTTCTCGTCAAAGCCCGGACCTGCGGACATCGTGACGGTTATCGAAAGCGATCTGGCCGAACTCTTCAGGGAATATGAGCCCAATCTGCCCCCCGCCGGCGTGTATCAGCGGATCATAGACAAGGTCGAGGTGCCGTTGATTTCGACGGTTCTCAATCTATGCGCAGGCAATCAGATCAAGGCAGCCGAACTTCTCGGCCTCAACCGCAATACGCTGCGCAAGAAAATCCGGGGCCACGGCATCGAAATCGTCAAACACTCCCGGCAATTGGGGTGA
- a CDS encoding two-component system sensor histidine kinase NtrB, which translates to MSALMELDLHTSILQSLPQPVIVCAQDGSITFANYAAEAFFHASASILTRQKLSDFIAFGSPILGLIESVASRLAPMIEYRVQVGTARVIEDRIADVYASPIPEMPGHVTLIFQERTMADKIDRQLVSRGAARSVTGLASMLAHEIKNPLSGIRGASQLLEQSATGDDRALARLIRDETDRIVDLVDRMEVFGDERPVERTPINIHVILERVKLLAANGVAKGITFSEDYDPSLPPVLGDRDQLIQIFLNLIKNAAEALERTNKPEIRILTAFRPGIRISVSGNSNRVSLPLEIVIEDNGPGVPSDILPFLFDPFVTTKLSGSGLGLALVAKIVGDHGGVIDCDSRAGRTRFRILLPVAQNTDISQAEDQD; encoded by the coding sequence ATGAGCGCGCTTATGGAACTCGATCTCCATACCTCCATACTCCAGTCGTTGCCCCAGCCGGTCATCGTCTGTGCTCAGGACGGCTCGATAACTTTTGCCAATTACGCGGCCGAGGCGTTCTTCCACGCCTCCGCATCCATCCTGACGCGCCAGAAACTGTCCGATTTCATTGCGTTCGGCTCACCCATTCTGGGCCTGATCGAAAGCGTCGCGTCCCGGCTCGCACCAATGATCGAATATCGCGTTCAGGTCGGCACCGCCCGGGTGATCGAAGACAGGATCGCCGACGTCTATGCCAGCCCCATTCCCGAAATGCCCGGTCACGTCACGCTCATCTTCCAGGAGCGGACAATGGCCGACAAGATCGACCGCCAACTCGTATCGCGCGGGGCAGCGCGTTCGGTGACCGGCCTGGCCTCCATGCTGGCCCATGAAATCAAGAACCCGCTCTCGGGCATCCGCGGCGCCTCCCAATTGCTCGAGCAATCGGCAACGGGAGACGACCGGGCGCTGGCACGTCTCATTCGCGACGAAACCGACAGGATTGTCGATCTCGTCGACCGCATGGAGGTGTTTGGCGACGAACGGCCCGTCGAACGGACACCGATCAATATTCACGTCATTCTCGAACGGGTAAAGCTGCTCGCCGCCAACGGCGTCGCCAAGGGCATCACGTTTTCAGAGGATTACGACCCGAGCCTGCCGCCGGTGCTCGGTGACCGCGACCAGCTGATCCAGATTTTCTTGAATTTGATTAAGAACGCCGCAGAAGCACTTGAAAGAACAAACAAACCGGAAATTCGGATTTTGACAGCATTCCGACCGGGCATCCGTATCAGCGTTTCGGGAAACAGCAATCGGGTCTCGCTGCCGCTCGAAATCGTTATCGAAGACAACGGGCCCGGCGTGCCATCCGACATCCTGCCGTTCCTGTTCGATCCGTTCGTCACGACAAAGCTCTCGGGCTCGGGGCTTGGCCTGGCGCTCGTCGCAAAAATCGTGGGCGACCATGGCGGCGTCATCGATTGCGACAGCAGGGCGGGACGAACGCGCTTCCGCATTCTCCTGCCCGTTGCCCAGAATACCGACATCAGCCAAGCCGAAGACCAGGACTAA
- the dusB gene encoding tRNA dihydrouridine synthase DusB — protein sequence MAGITDRPMRDLAARFGAGLVVSEMIASAALVTGHKEMIRKLAPSHGLPHIVQLAGCEADWLVRGARIAEEAGADVIDINFGCPSKRVTNGFAGSALMRVPDIALSLVEAVVAATSLPVTVKMRLGWDDDNLNAADIARRAENAGVKMITVHGRTRQQFYKDTARWHLVRPVTEAVNIPVVVNGDILGPDEADIALDQSGADAVMIGRGAQGQPWIVGQVAAHLDGRKAPATPKGSELIDLVAAHYQDMLSEYGIELGVRVARKHIGWYLDAAGEVSNAARRPIMTENDPHAVLRLLPQLFEQTWSQAA from the coding sequence ATGGCCGGAATTACCGACCGCCCGATGCGCGATCTTGCCGCGCGGTTCGGGGCGGGGCTGGTGGTATCCGAGATGATTGCCAGTGCAGCCCTTGTCACCGGCCACAAGGAGATGATCCGCAAGCTGGCGCCCAGCCACGGCCTGCCCCATATCGTGCAGCTTGCCGGATGTGAGGCCGATTGGCTGGTGCGCGGTGCCCGGATAGCCGAGGAGGCGGGGGCCGACGTCATCGATATCAATTTCGGCTGCCCTTCAAAGCGCGTCACCAACGGATTTGCCGGGTCCGCACTGATGCGGGTGCCGGATATCGCCCTCTCGCTCGTCGAGGCAGTCGTCGCCGCCACCAGCCTGCCCGTTACCGTCAAAATGCGCCTCGGCTGGGATGACGACAACCTCAACGCCGCCGATATCGCCCGCCGCGCCGAGAACGCCGGGGTCAAAATGATCACGGTGCACGGCCGCACCCGCCAGCAGTTCTACAAGGACACGGCCCGATGGCACCTCGTCAGGCCGGTCACGGAGGCCGTCAATATTCCTGTCGTCGTCAATGGCGATATTCTCGGACCGGACGAGGCCGATATCGCGCTGGACCAATCGGGCGCCGATGCCGTCATGATCGGCCGTGGCGCCCAGGGCCAACCATGGATCGTCGGTCAGGTGGCCGCCCATCTCGATGGACGCAAAGCCCCGGCCACGCCCAAGGGTAGCGAGCTGATCGACCTTGTCGCCGCCCACTACCAGGACATGCTGTCCGAATACGGCATCGAACTCGGCGTTCGCGTGGCGCGCAAGCATATTGGCTGGTACCTCGATGCTGCTGGCGAAGTGTCCAATGCGGCCCGCCGCCCGATCATGACCGAAAACGACCCCCACGCCGTCCTGCGCCTGCTGCCTCAACTTTTCGAACAAACATGGAGCCAGGCCGCATGA
- a CDS encoding bifunctional 2-C-methyl-D-erythritol 4-phosphate cytidylyltransferase/2-C-methyl-D-erythritol 2,4-cyclodiphosphate synthase yields the protein MSEDKTIVALVVAAGRGERAGTIGLPKQYRSVAGKPLLTRTLDALLAVKTIDRVIAVIGAGQEEMFADLGLSDARLAAPVIGGETRQVSVLKGLESLAGQPPDIVLIHDGARPFVDAALIGNVIAALADADGALPVTLVTDTIKRSLDGKTVGGTEDRTQLFAAQTPQGFHFNAIYNAHRRAIEMSDGFTDDAAIAEWAGLSVALAQGNTRNIKITLPDDFERAERMLTEGQTMETRVGSGYDVHAFAEGDAVVLGNIAIPHTARLKGHSDADVVLHALADAIYGALADGDIGKHFPPGEMKWKDADSSIFLEHASELVRQRGGRLVHMDATIICEHPKIGPHVGAMRARIAEIARVSVDRVAIKATTSERLGFTGREEGIAAQAVATIELPRS from the coding sequence ATGAGCGAAGACAAAACGATCGTTGCGCTGGTTGTCGCTGCGGGACGCGGAGAGCGGGCGGGCACCATCGGCCTTCCCAAACAGTACCGTTCGGTGGCCGGCAAACCGCTGCTGACCCGAACGCTCGACGCATTGCTGGCGGTGAAAACAATCGACCGTGTCATAGCAGTTATTGGTGCAGGACAGGAAGAGATGTTTGCCGATCTGGGTCTTTCTGACGCAAGGCTGGCAGCTCCGGTCATTGGCGGGGAGACACGGCAGGTTTCTGTGCTGAAGGGACTGGAATCGCTGGCCGGCCAGCCTCCCGATATCGTGCTCATCCACGACGGTGCCCGCCCGTTTGTCGATGCTGCCCTGATCGGCAACGTCATTGCGGCACTGGCCGACGCCGATGGTGCGCTACCGGTGACGTTGGTGACGGACACGATCAAGCGTTCGCTCGATGGCAAGACTGTGGGCGGTACCGAGGACCGCACCCAGCTTTTTGCCGCGCAGACGCCGCAGGGATTTCATTTCAACGCCATTTACAACGCGCACAGACGTGCCATCGAAATGAGCGACGGATTTACCGATGATGCAGCGATCGCCGAATGGGCCGGTTTGAGCGTTGCCCTTGCACAAGGCAATACACGCAACATCAAGATAACGCTGCCTGATGATTTCGAGCGGGCCGAGCGCATGCTGACTGAGGGACAGACGATGGAAACACGGGTCGGGTCGGGCTATGACGTTCATGCCTTTGCCGAGGGCGACGCCGTCGTTCTGGGCAATATCGCCATTCCGCACACCGCCCGGCTCAAGGGGCATTCGGATGCGGACGTGGTGCTGCATGCTCTTGCGGATGCCATTTACGGCGCGCTGGCCGATGGAGACATCGGCAAGCACTTCCCGCCCGGTGAAATGAAGTGGAAGGATGCCGACTCCTCGATCTTTCTCGAACACGCGTCGGAACTGGTTCGGCAGCGCGGCGGGCGACTCGTCCATATGGACGCAACGATCATCTGCGAGCATCCAAAAATCGGCCCTCATGTCGGAGCCATGCGGGCGCGGATTGCGGAAATTGCGAGAGTGAGTGTGGATCGGGTTGCGATCAAGGCAACCACTTCGGAGCGCCTCGGCTTTACCGGTCGTGAGGAAGGCATCGCAGCGCAGGCCGTTGCCACCATCGAACTGCCGCGGAGTTAG
- a CDS encoding CinA family protein, producing the protein MLDNETLALAKKVNDRLILAGHMMVTAESCTGGLIAGAITSVSGSSGMLYGGFVTYSNDAKTAMIGVPAALIAQYGAVSEPVARAMAEGALRKASVDLAISVTGIAGPGGGSDEKPIGLVHFGLATPDGTHHREERFGDLGRDMVRQATVRVALEMVLEVYAP; encoded by the coding sequence ATGCTCGATAACGAAACGCTGGCACTGGCAAAGAAGGTCAATGACCGGCTGATCCTGGCCGGTCATATGATGGTGACGGCGGAAAGCTGCACGGGTGGGCTGATCGCCGGGGCGATCACTTCGGTCTCGGGGTCGTCCGGCATGCTCTATGGCGGGTTTGTCACGTACTCCAACGATGCCAAGACAGCAATGATCGGTGTGCCCGCGGCATTGATCGCCCAATACGGGGCGGTTTCAGAACCGGTAGCGCGCGCCATGGCCGAAGGCGCCTTACGCAAGGCCAGCGTGGACCTGGCAATTTCGGTAACCGGCATCGCCGGGCCGGGCGGCGGATCGGACGAAAAGCCGATCGGGCTGGTTCATTTCGGACTGGCCACACCCGATGGGACACATCATCGCGAAGAGCGGTTCGGCGATCTGGGCCGCGACATGGTCCGGCAGGCCACGGTGCGCGTGGCGCTGGAGATGGTGCTGGAGGTTTACGCCCCGTAG
- a CDS encoding type II toxin-antitoxin system RatA family toxin: MQKHLERHVPHSAAQMLALVADVDTYPKFIPHCERMEVRRDAANPNEKFDARMHIRFGPISQAYTSRIAVDPEAMTLKARAVDGLFSHLDSTWRFTEDGQGTAIVFDIDFKIANPLIRSVAEPAFAAKQEEIMDAFVAEAHKRYGA, from the coding sequence ATGCAGAAGCATTTGGAGCGGCATGTGCCGCACTCGGCAGCGCAAATGCTTGCGCTGGTGGCGGACGTCGATACTTATCCCAAATTCATACCCCACTGCGAGCGCATGGAAGTGCGCCGCGATGCGGCAAATCCGAACGAAAAATTCGATGCCCGCATGCACATCCGCTTCGGCCCGATCAGCCAGGCTTATACCAGCCGGATCGCGGTCGATCCTGAAGCGATGACATTGAAGGCCAGAGCAGTTGATGGCCTGTTCAGCCATCTCGACAGCACCTGGCGCTTCACCGAAGACGGGCAGGGGACCGCCATCGTCTTCGATATCGACTTCAAGATCGCCAATCCGCTGATCCGCTCAGTGGCCGAACCCGCTTTCGCGGCAAAGCAGGAAGAGATCATGGATGCGTTTGTGGCCGAGGCCCACAAGCGCTACGGGGCGTAA
- the lipA gene encoding lipoyl synthase, translating into MVTLLDTVGTKSPRHPEKAKRPDTEMLRKPDWIRVKAPGSAVYRETQQIVRENNLVTVCEEAGCPNIGECWSKKHATMMIMGEICTRACAFCNVRTGLPTALDPHEPENVAKAVEKLGLEHVVITSVDRDDLADGGAQHFADVIRAIRARNPRTTIEILTPDFLRKPGALESVVAAKPDVFNHNLETVPSKYLTVRPGARYFHSIRLLQRVKELDPQMFTKSGIMVGLGEERNEVLQLMDDLRVADVDFLTIGQYLQPTRKHHKVERFVTPEEFKSFATVAKTKGFLLVSSSPLTRSSHHAGEDFAALRKARQEKLGLA; encoded by the coding sequence ATGGTCACTCTTCTCGATACCGTAGGCACCAAATCTCCAAGACACCCTGAAAAGGCAAAGCGTCCCGACACCGAGATGCTGCGCAAGCCCGACTGGATCCGGGTCAAGGCCCCCGGTTCGGCCGTTTACCGCGAAACCCAACAGATCGTGCGCGAAAACAATCTCGTCACGGTATGTGAAGAGGCCGGCTGCCCCAACATCGGCGAGTGCTGGAGCAAGAAGCACGCCACGATGATGATCATGGGCGAAATCTGCACCCGCGCCTGCGCCTTCTGCAATGTGCGCACCGGTCTGCCGACCGCGCTCGACCCCCATGAGCCCGAAAATGTTGCAAAAGCCGTCGAAAAACTTGGCCTCGAACATGTCGTCATCACTTCGGTCGACCGCGACGATCTCGCCGACGGCGGTGCGCAGCATTTCGCCGACGTTATCCGGGCCATCCGCGCCCGCAATCCCAGAACCACCATCGAGATTCTGACGCCCGATTTCCTGCGCAAGCCGGGCGCTCTGGAAAGCGTCGTTGCGGCAAAGCCTGACGTTTTCAACCACAATCTTGAAACCGTACCGTCCAAATACCTCACGGTCCGCCCGGGCGCGCGCTATTTCCATTCAATCCGGCTGCTGCAGCGGGTCAAGGAACTCGATCCGCAGATGTTCACCAAGTCCGGCATCATGGTCGGGCTGGGCGAAGAGCGCAACGAAGTGCTTCAGCTCATGGACGATCTGCGCGTTGCAGACGTCGATTTCCTCACCATCGGTCAGTACCTCCAGCCGACCCGCAAGCACCACAAGGTCGAGCGGTTCGTGACTCCCGAGGAGTTCAAATCCTTTGCAACGGTCGCCAAGACCAAGGGCTTCCTTCTGGTGTCGTCGAGCCCGCTCACCCGCTCCTCGCATCATGCGGGCGAGGATTTCGCTGCCCTGCGCAAGGCGCGGCAGGAAAAACTCGGACTGGCTTGA
- the lpdA gene encoding dihydrolipoyl dehydrogenase → MADQYDIIVIGAGPGGYIAAIRASQLGLKAAIVEREHMAGICSNWGCIPTKALLRSAEIYGHMDHAKDYGLTADTFGFDIEAIVKRSRGIAGRMNDGVQFLMKKNKVDIIWGEATITKPGEIKVEATKKKAVEPQHPKPKTTLGEGTYKAKNIIVATGARPRVLPGIEPDGDKIWTYFEALKPAKMPKSVAVMGSGAIGIEFASFYRSLGAEVTVIELLPQIMPVEDVEIAGLARKRFEKRGISILTDAKVSKVDKSKDGITAHVELKNGDKKEIKADVLISAVGVQANSENLGLEKAGVKIDRGVIVVDGHGRTNVDGIWAIGDVAGPPMLAHKAEHEAVLAVETIAGKTVHGLDKSKIPGCTYCEPQVASVGMTEAKAKEAGRDIRVGRFPFVGNGKAIALGEPDGLVKTIFDKKTGELLGAHMVGAEVTELIQGFVVAMNLETTEEDLMHTIFPHPTLSETMKESVLDAYGQALNI, encoded by the coding sequence ATGGCAGATCAATACGATATCATCGTGATCGGCGCCGGTCCCGGCGGCTATATTGCGGCCATCCGCGCGTCCCAGTTGGGCCTCAAGGCCGCAATCGTCGAGCGCGAGCACATGGCGGGCATCTGTTCGAACTGGGGCTGCATCCCGACCAAGGCTCTGCTGCGCTCGGCCGAAATCTACGGCCACATGGATCATGCCAAGGATTACGGGCTGACAGCCGACACGTTCGGGTTCGATATCGAGGCCATCGTCAAGCGCTCGCGCGGTATTGCCGGCCGGATGAATGATGGCGTTCAGTTCCTGATGAAAAAGAACAAGGTCGATATCATCTGGGGCGAGGCAACCATCACCAAGCCCGGTGAGATCAAGGTCGAGGCGACCAAAAAGAAGGCCGTCGAACCTCAGCATCCCAAACCCAAGACGACACTGGGCGAAGGCACCTACAAAGCCAAGAACATCATCGTCGCGACTGGCGCGCGCCCGCGCGTGCTGCCCGGCATCGAACCGGATGGCGATAAGATCTGGACCTATTTCGAAGCCCTCAAGCCTGCGAAGATGCCGAAATCCGTGGCCGTGATGGGGTCGGGCGCAATCGGCATTGAATTCGCCTCCTTCTATCGCTCGCTTGGCGCCGAAGTGACCGTTATCGAACTGCTGCCGCAGATCATGCCGGTCGAGGATGTCGAGATCGCCGGTCTGGCCCGCAAGCGATTCGAAAAGCGCGGCATTTCGATTTTGACCGATGCCAAGGTGTCCAAGGTCGACAAATCCAAGGACGGGATTACCGCCCATGTCGAGCTCAAGAACGGCGACAAGAAGGAAATCAAGGCCGATGTCCTGATTTCTGCCGTTGGGGTTCAGGCCAATTCGGAAAATCTCGGGCTGGAAAAGGCTGGCGTCAAGATTGACCGCGGCGTCATTGTCGTGGATGGCCATGGCCGCACCAATGTTGACGGCATCTGGGCCATCGGCGATGTCGCCGGCCCCCCAATGCTGGCCCACAAGGCCGAGCACGAGGCCGTGCTCGCCGTCGAAACCATCGCCGGCAAGACGGTTCATGGCCTCGACAAGTCAAAGATCCCCGGCTGCACCTATTGCGAACCGCAAGTGGCCAGCGTCGGCATGACTGAAGCGAAGGCCAAGGAAGCCGGCCGCGACATCCGCGTCGGCCGTTTCCCTTTCGTGGGCAACGGCAAGGCAATCGCGCTGGGCGAGCCCGATGGTCTGGTCAAGACCATCTTCGACAAAAAGACCGGCGAGCTTTTGGGCGCACACATGGTCGGCGCCGAAGTGACCGAACTGATTCAGGGCTTTGTGGTGGCGATGAATCTCGAAACCACCGAGGAAGACCTGATGCACACCATCTTCCCCCATCCGACCCTGTCGGAAACGATGAAGGAGAGTGTACTTGACGCATACGGTCAGGCACTCAACATATGA
- a CDS encoding SGNH/GDSL hydrolase family protein, whose amino-acid sequence MKTILAYGDSLTYGSDAVVQGRRHAYEDRWPTRLEVGLGGKARVIAEGLGGRSTAFDDFTTTADRNGARILPTLIHSHAPLDAVAIMLGTNDMKSFVCGSALGASRGIKRLGEIVRAEAPQAQLLLISPPHCIEPASPPLDPRFSETIAESRQLAHHYKRVADELGCHFFDAATVAKADPADGVHLDPANTRAIGDALAPLVKDMLGL is encoded by the coding sequence ATGAAAACCATCCTCGCCTATGGCGACAGCCTCACCTATGGCTCCGACGCTGTCGTACAGGGCCGGCGCCACGCCTATGAGGACCGTTGGCCGACCCGGCTCGAAGTCGGGCTGGGCGGCAAGGCGCGGGTTATTGCCGAAGGTCTGGGCGGTCGTAGCACCGCCTTTGACGACTTCACCACCACGGCAGACCGCAATGGCGCGCGTATCCTGCCGACGCTGATCCACAGCCACGCCCCGCTCGATGCCGTCGCCATCATGCTCGGCACCAACGACATGAAAAGCTTTGTCTGCGGCAGCGCCCTGGGCGCTTCGCGCGGCATCAAGCGGCTCGGTGAAATCGTCAGGGCAGAGGCTCCTCAAGCTCAGCTTCTCCTGATATCACCACCCCATTGCATCGAACCGGCCAGCCCCCCGCTGGACCCCAGGTTCAGTGAGACGATCGCGGAAAGCCGCCAGCTGGCGCACCATTACAAGCGTGTCGCCGACGAACTTGGCTGCCATTTCTTCGATGCGGCAACGGTCGCCAAAGCCGATCCGGCTGATGGCGTGCATCTCGACCCGGCCAACACACGCGCAATCGGCGACGCACTGGCGCCGCTCGTCAAGGACATGCTGGGGCTCTAG
- a CDS encoding pyruvate dehydrogenase complex dihydrolipoamide acetyltransferase produces the protein MPINITMPALSPTMEEGTLAKWHVKEGDSVSSGDVIAEIETDKATMEVEAVDEGTIGKILVSEGSENVKVNAVIAVLLEEGESASDIDEAAPAPTTEAPKTEAPKDEPKADAEEPKAEEKSKDTPKAPSSSSDAKPAPEPLPAPKSDGKRVFASPLARRLAKDAGIDLAAVSGSGPRGRVIKADIEKAKKDGVSTKPGTAPATGAPLAAGLGKNQVLAMYEEGTYDIVPNDGMRKTVAARLTESKQTVPHFYLTLDCNIDALMKAREEINAAAPKDKDGKPGYKLSVNDFIMKAWAIALQQVPKANATWAGDSILYHHRSDVAVAVAVPGGLFTPVVKSCDTKSLRQISEEVKDLATRARSKKLAPHEYQGGASAVSNLGMYGIKHFGAVINPPHGTILAVGAGEERVYAEKGQIKTGSFMTVTLSCDHRSVDGALGAEVLAAFKKLIETPVMMLA, from the coding sequence ATGCCTATCAACATCACGATGCCCGCCCTGTCGCCCACCATGGAAGAGGGCACTCTGGCCAAGTGGCACGTCAAGGAAGGCGATAGCGTTTCTTCGGGCGACGTGATCGCCGAGATCGAAACCGACAAGGCGACCATGGAAGTGGAAGCCGTCGACGAAGGCACCATCGGCAAGATTCTGGTCTCCGAAGGCAGCGAGAACGTCAAGGTCAACGCCGTGATTGCCGTCCTGCTCGAAGAGGGCGAGAGCGCCTCCGACATCGACGAGGCCGCGCCCGCCCCCACGACCGAAGCGCCGAAGACCGAAGCCCCTAAGGACGAACCCAAGGCTGATGCCGAGGAACCCAAGGCAGAGGAAAAGTCGAAAGACACGCCCAAGGCGCCGTCTTCGAGCTCCGATGCCAAGCCAGCTCCCGAGCCGCTTCCCGCGCCCAAGTCTGACGGCAAGCGCGTGTTCGCCTCGCCACTGGCGCGGCGTCTCGCCAAGGACGCCGGGATCGATCTTGCCGCCGTTTCCGGCTCGGGCCCCAGAGGGCGCGTGATCAAGGCCGATATCGAAAAGGCCAAAAAGGACGGCGTTTCGACAAAGCCGGGCACGGCCCCCGCCACCGGTGCGCCACTGGCTGCCGGTCTGGGCAAGAACCAGGTTCTGGCCATGTACGAGGAGGGCACCTACGACATCGTGCCCAATGACGGCATGCGCAAGACCGTTGCCGCCCGCCTGACCGAATCCAAGCAGACCGTGCCGCATTTCTATCTTACGCTCGATTGCAATATCGACGCGCTGATGAAAGCGCGCGAGGAAATCAACGCGGCCGCTCCCAAAGACAAGGACGGCAAACCCGGCTACAAGCTTTCGGTCAATGATTTCATCATGAAGGCCTGGGCCATTGCGCTTCAGCAGGTGCCAAAAGCCAACGCCACATGGGCCGGAGATTCGATCCTCTATCATCACCGCTCGGATGTCGCCGTGGCGGTCGCCGTGCCTGGCGGGCTGTTCACCCCGGTCGTCAAATCCTGCGACACCAAGAGCCTTCGCCAGATTTCCGAAGAGGTCAAGGATCTGGCCACACGGGCGCGGTCGAAAAAGCTCGCTCCCCATGAATATCAGGGTGGCGCATCGGCGGTCTCCAATCTGGGCATGTACGGCATCAAGCATTTCGGCGCCGTCATCAATCCGCCGCACGGCACCATCCTCGCCGTCGGTGCGGGCGAAGAGCGGGTCTATGCGGAAAAGGGTCAGATCAAGACCGGCAGCTTCATGACCGTGACGCTTTCATGCGATCACCGCTCGGTCGATGGAGCCCTCGGGGCAGAAGTTCTGGCCGCGTTCAAGAAGCTGATCGAAACGCCCGTGATGATGCTGGCTTGA